Proteins from a single region of Paenibacillus sp. BIHB 4019:
- a CDS encoding RtcB family protein — protein MANTMNDMTKQVLEKMIQLKGTNHHELSLPNGKLHVYANDEVFASLEPNVYQMADNNLRIPRNQYMGYTPDAHIGVGTCIGTTAVWNMKDGFISPSIVGSDIGCGMRVHTTPLHKRDIQDKEVRRALIRAIEQYVPTHERTNTNYADIDIMSVVQDGLKGLPAQYVPNEQWLTHVEQAAFAFDHAALEHLPPRIMRNAHGQLGSLGNGNHFIEIQYLDINEEYSALAEKWGLFDGQVVVMIHSGSRSWGAAVGREYNKVIKEAMYQWGISNPDPNLVYAPIASREGQMYLNLMYSALNFAVSNRHMIAFGVQQAFRDVFGPEMQLPVLYDLMHNYALKEFHRKQPMLVHRKGATRALPPNHFLNTPAYKETGHPALIPGSMGTASYIMVGKDEGVKNFFSVCHGAGRARSRRATKELVTVDQFEQSLRVGSDDEILVNHRSLKDILDECPQAYKDVDQIIDSVVGASLAAVVAKCQPMAAIKGT, from the coding sequence ATGGCCAACACAATGAATGATATGACAAAACAAGTGCTGGAGAAGATGATTCAGCTTAAAGGAACCAATCACCACGAGCTCAGCCTTCCAAACGGAAAGCTGCATGTATACGCAAATGATGAAGTGTTTGCATCCCTTGAGCCTAATGTATATCAAATGGCTGATAACAATTTGCGCATTCCGCGCAATCAATATATGGGTTATACGCCGGATGCGCATATTGGAGTAGGAACGTGCATTGGAACGACGGCCGTCTGGAATATGAAGGATGGCTTTATCTCGCCGTCGATTGTGGGATCGGATATCGGCTGCGGCATGAGGGTGCATACAACGCCGCTCCATAAGCGCGATATTCAGGATAAAGAGGTGCGCCGCGCATTAATTAGAGCGATTGAACAATACGTACCAACCCACGAGCGAACGAATACGAATTACGCGGATATTGATATTATGAGCGTTGTGCAAGACGGGCTAAAAGGGCTTCCGGCCCAGTATGTGCCTAATGAGCAATGGCTGACGCATGTCGAGCAAGCAGCATTCGCCTTCGACCATGCTGCGCTGGAGCATTTGCCGCCCCGTATTATGCGTAATGCCCATGGGCAGTTGGGATCGCTCGGCAACGGCAACCATTTTATTGAAATTCAATATTTGGACATCAATGAGGAATACAGCGCATTGGCGGAAAAATGGGGCTTGTTCGACGGCCAGGTCGTCGTCATGATCCATTCCGGCTCGCGCTCCTGGGGCGCTGCCGTAGGCCGTGAATATAACAAGGTCATCAAAGAAGCGATGTACCAGTGGGGAATCAGCAACCCTGATCCAAATCTGGTGTATGCACCGATTGCAAGCCGCGAGGGTCAAATGTATTTGAATCTCATGTATTCGGCGCTGAATTTTGCCGTCAGCAATCGCCATATGATTGCATTTGGCGTCCAGCAAGCGTTCCGGGATGTTTTTGGCCCGGAGATGCAGCTGCCTGTGCTTTATGATCTGATGCATAATTACGCGCTCAAGGAGTTTCACCGCAAGCAGCCGATGCTCGTTCATCGGAAGGGTGCGACGCGTGCGCTGCCGCCGAACCATTTTTTAAATACGCCTGCTTATAAGGAGACGGGGCATCCTGCCCTCATTCCAGGCTCGATGGGAACGGCATCCTATATTATGGTCGGCAAGGATGAAGGAGTGAAAAACTTCTTTTCCGTCTGCCATGGTGCGGGGCGCGCCAGATCGAGACGGGCGACGAAGGAACTCGTCACCGTCGATCAATTTGAGCAATCGCTGCGCGTCGGGAGCGACGATGAAATTTTGGTCAACCACCGCTCGCTGAAGGATATTCTCGATGAATGTCCGCAGGCTTACAAGGATGTGGATCAAATTATCGACAGTGTGGTCGGCGCTTCGCTTGCCGCTGTCGTTGCCAAATGCCAGCCGATGGCTGCCATTAAAGGCACTTAG
- a CDS encoding WYL domain-containing protein codes for MAKESFDKEIQFLRMLVLTSGAYNRQQFADRLGISIHTFDKTIKKLKEIVNAVYQQLPEEQGKEFAETVRYSYFDSADPMLLFLFRAKSLKETESKRISLLLETLQSGSAMTAMELMDACCGNMPAELAPPDEKTVRSDLKYLEEVGVIRKEPGPRPYRYRLANELVQELTEEELLDLYDFADVMANTHVPSVQGYMLRDSLKKHLQRTQEDNVTLDAFLYKYHFYSRLLDEAHLFSLLAAIRERRKVKFLYFSPKNETSYASRNTNPLFERDTTGKEEVAIPIKVVYDHQYGRWYLLGFRSDKVIVKYRMEGMTQIEEGEAVPQEQFEQHMAQLEARTAQSWLIDTGRTVTVRARFFHPVGAPHNFIKERVLLQGQWGRIIEEAGADSFIYEIEVNGTFEIRPWLRSFGSSCEVLEPLRLRNEMIDEWKEIAGYYESV; via the coding sequence TTGGCTAAAGAAAGCTTCGATAAAGAGATTCAGTTTCTGCGCATGCTTGTGTTAACAAGCGGAGCCTATAATCGGCAGCAATTCGCAGATCGGCTCGGCATCTCCATTCATACATTTGATAAAACGATTAAAAAGCTCAAGGAAATTGTAAACGCCGTCTACCAGCAGCTTCCCGAGGAACAGGGCAAGGAATTTGCAGAGACCGTTCGTTATAGCTATTTTGATTCTGCCGACCCTATGCTGCTCTTTCTATTCCGCGCCAAGTCGCTGAAGGAAACCGAGAGCAAGCGTATTTCCCTGCTGCTGGAGACGCTGCAAAGCGGCAGCGCCATGACCGCCATGGAGCTGATGGACGCTTGCTGCGGCAATATGCCCGCTGAGCTGGCGCCCCCGGATGAGAAAACGGTGCGCAGCGATCTGAAATATTTGGAAGAGGTCGGCGTCATCCGCAAAGAACCGGGGCCTCGTCCCTACCGCTACCGGCTGGCAAACGAGCTGGTGCAGGAGCTGACGGAGGAGGAGCTGCTGGATTTATACGATTTTGCCGACGTCATGGCAAATACGCATGTTCCATCCGTGCAGGGCTACATGCTGCGCGACAGCTTGAAAAAGCATTTGCAGCGCACGCAGGAGGACAACGTCACGCTGGACGCTTTTTTGTATAAATATCACTTTTACTCCCGCCTGCTGGATGAAGCCCATTTATTCAGCCTGCTGGCCGCCATTCGCGAGCGACGGAAGGTGAAATTTCTTTATTTTTCGCCGAAAAATGAAACCAGCTACGCCTCTCGCAACACGAACCCTTTGTTCGAGCGCGATACAACGGGCAAGGAAGAGGTCGCCATTCCGATTAAAGTCGTATACGACCACCAGTATGGACGCTGGTATTTGCTCGGCTTTCGCTCTGACAAAGTGATTGTGAAATACAGGATGGAGGGCATGACGCAAATTGAGGAGGGCGAGGCTGTGCCGCAGGAGCAATTTGAGCAGCATATGGCACAGCTCGAAGCGCGCACGGCGCAAAGCTGGCTCATTGATACGGGAAGAACCGTTACGGTGCGTGCCCGTTTCTTTCACCCTGTAGGGGCACCGCACAACTTCATTAAGGAACGCGTGTTGCTGCAAGGCCAGTGGGGACGCATTATCGAGGAGGCTGGCGCAGATTCCTTCATATATGAAATCGAAGTGAACGGCACGTTCGAAATCAGGCCTTGGCTGCGCAGCTTCGGTTCAAGCTGCGAGGTGCTGGAGCCTCTCCGTTTGCGCAATGAGATGATTGACGAATGGAAGGAGATTGCTGGCTACTATGAATCCGTTTGA
- a CDS encoding WYL domain-containing protein has product MNPFEKIFNYQLMSRLEDSGTFMVTGNERSWLKAMLQHPEAVQAFAPGTLAKLESLLEQDSVMETAGPLIQKAASKELQVYHPLLRQLRRSIMHRNQIKLSYMIKNGRQHEHQAGVPYKLEYSMVKKEWYLLWYHQRHRTLMSTKLQTILAIQDMPCEPERYVQLSASIEALLTKRSTSAVIQVMETYNAELSRILYAFSCFEKVVSYDDQLNRYTIKLTFPSNEAEYVLSKIRFLGKRIKVNEGDYLLRRMREASSLALARYGASPDQQALQTDRLVQKTD; this is encoded by the coding sequence ATGAATCCGTTTGAGAAAATATTCAACTATCAGCTCATGTCCCGCCTTGAAGATTCCGGCACCTTTATGGTAACGGGGAATGAACGAAGCTGGCTAAAGGCGATGCTGCAGCATCCTGAAGCGGTGCAGGCTTTTGCGCCCGGAACACTCGCGAAGCTTGAAAGCCTGCTTGAGCAGGACAGCGTTATGGAAACAGCCGGTCCGCTCATTCAGAAAGCTGCCAGCAAAGAGCTGCAAGTGTACCACCCGCTGCTGCGCCAGCTTAGACGCTCGATTATGCATCGCAACCAGATCAAGCTGAGCTACATGATCAAAAACGGCAGACAGCATGAACACCAAGCTGGCGTGCCCTATAAGCTGGAATATTCCATGGTGAAAAAAGAATGGTATTTGCTCTGGTATCACCAGCGCCACAGGACATTAATGAGCACAAAGCTGCAAACGATTCTCGCCATTCAAGATATGCCTTGCGAGCCCGAGCGTTATGTACAGCTTTCCGCCTCCATTGAGGCGCTGCTCACTAAGCGCAGCACAAGTGCAGTCATTCAGGTTATGGAAACGTATAATGCGGAGCTGTCGCGAATTTTGTACGCTTTTTCCTGCTTTGAGAAGGTTGTGTCCTACGATGACCAGCTCAACCGTTATACGATTAAGCTGACATTTCCAAGTAATGAAGCAGAATATGTTTTGTCAAAAATCCGCTTCCTCGGCAAGCGAATTAAAGTGAACGAAGGCGATTATTTGCTGCGACGCATGCGTGAGGCATCGTCCCTTGCGCTCGCCAGATATGGAGCGTCGCCAGATCAGCAAGCACTCCAAACCGATCGATTGGTTCAAAAAACGGATTAG
- a CDS encoding DUF4190 domain-containing protein, with protein sequence MNDYNNGHNYQNHAPFQPPFQPPVQKTNGAAIAALVCGITSFIPFIGILLGIVAVVMGIVSLNQIPKTREQGRGMAIAGLICGAISLFLSLLVFLLFIIGIMSYEDSMYNYGWNEGYYNASIQLVNALNL encoded by the coding sequence TTGAATGATTACAACAATGGGCATAATTATCAAAACCATGCGCCATTTCAGCCACCATTCCAGCCACCGGTGCAGAAGACGAACGGTGCTGCAATTGCCGCGCTCGTGTGCGGCATTACATCCTTCATCCCGTTCATCGGTATACTTTTAGGCATTGTCGCTGTCGTAATGGGCATCGTTTCGCTTAATCAAATTCCAAAAACGCGCGAGCAGGGACGCGGCATGGCGATAGCCGGCCTCATTTGCGGAGCTATTAGCCTATTCCTCAGCTTGCTGGTGTTTTTACTTTTTATTATTGGCATCATGAGCTACGAGGACAGCATGTACAACTATGGCTGGAACGAAGGCTACTACAATGCCTCGATCCAGCTAGTCAACGCACTGAACTTGTAG
- a CDS encoding HNH endonuclease, which yields MAEIIQTPIKQCAYCNEDKPLGDFLRRTGRRSGPDSRRGACRSCRKERASSQAAPAAVVEAPVVQAGAADEPRPEAAAAGVQKKSRRKRGGRRRRAKAAAAVAAAAEQAAKETGGREAAKASAAAPRAGAQPPGTDSAVAAVAQEAGAVSRLGVVRKPEKKAPRAKTAARSPKQRPLPKPSNHSPTDPTYLRPSGQGTVWMRGKTDKGRQWYQEIELELAVILVNEHAAVVVNRRTIRRLFSNKDFRKYILTRDNYTCFFCKQYGDTIDHMLPRAKGGHTTPDNCVCACHMCNQSKADKNLEDFMREV from the coding sequence ATGGCAGAAATCATACAAACGCCGATTAAGCAGTGCGCGTACTGTAACGAAGACAAGCCGCTTGGCGATTTTTTGCGCCGTACCGGCCGGCGCTCGGGCCCTGACTCGCGGCGCGGCGCCTGCCGCTCCTGCAGGAAAGAACGGGCGAGCTCGCAGGCCGCGCCAGCAGCTGTTGTGGAGGCGCCAGTTGTACAAGCAGGCGCCGCAGATGAGCCTAGGCCGGAAGCGGCGGCTGCTGGCGTACAGAAGAAGTCCCGCCGGAAGCGCGGCGGGAGAAGAAGGCGGGCGAAGGCCGCAGCGGCAGTAGCCGCCGCAGCTGAGCAGGCGGCGAAGGAAACGGGCGGCAGGGAAGCGGCGAAAGCCAGCGCAGCTGCCCCGAGAGCAGGCGCCCAGCCGCCAGGAACGGATTCAGCAGTGGCGGCAGTGGCGCAGGAAGCCGGCGCAGTTAGCAGGCTAGGCGTCGTTCGCAAGCCGGAGAAGAAGGCGCCGCGAGCGAAGACGGCTGCCCGCTCGCCGAAGCAGCGTCCTTTGCCGAAGCCGTCTAATCATTCGCCGACGGACCCTACCTATTTGCGCCCTTCCGGGCAAGGCACGGTATGGATGAGAGGCAAAACCGACAAGGGCAGGCAGTGGTATCAGGAAATTGAACTGGAGCTGGCCGTTATACTCGTTAACGAGCATGCCGCCGTTGTCGTGAATCGCCGGACGATTCGCAGGCTATTCAGCAATAAAGATTTTCGTAAATATATTTTAACGCGGGATAATTATACTTGCTTTTTCTGCAAGCAGTATGGCGATACGATCGACCATATGCTTCCGCGCGCCAAGGGCGGCCATACGACGCCGGACAATTGTGTTTGTGCTTGCCATATGTGCAACCAGTCGAAGGCTGACAAAAACCTGGAGGATTTTATGCGGGAAGTATAG
- a CDS encoding HD domain-containing protein produces MTLINQLVSGDDFTGYYLLRELEVKQTNGATPKDYFDIVLCDASGQLSAKYWDVSSADKETFFPMGLVKIQGNAHTYREKLQIKISRMRKVTEEDGVALTDFIRSAPVRPVDLVHTIKQVTESIADQEIRTIVTYCVDKVEDRLMHYPAAKTHHHAYFAGLAYHIVRMLEIGAFICKQRPFLNADLIKAGIVLHDIAKPEEMVAQLGIVSEYSLSGKLMGHISLASNWITEAAIRCDIDLESEKVLGLQHLVLSHHNLGEWGSPVQPQTAEAVALHHIDAMDAKLQMVEDALDTTPDTEPWTPFIRGLENKPIYRMKL; encoded by the coding sequence ATGACATTGATTAACCAACTGGTGAGCGGAGACGATTTTACCGGATATTATTTGCTTAGAGAGCTTGAAGTGAAGCAGACGAACGGGGCAACGCCGAAAGATTATTTTGACATCGTATTATGCGATGCCAGCGGCCAGCTTTCCGCTAAATATTGGGACGTATCGAGTGCGGATAAGGAAACCTTTTTCCCAATGGGATTGGTAAAAATCCAAGGCAACGCTCATACATACCGGGAGAAGCTGCAAATAAAAATTTCGCGCATGCGCAAAGTTACGGAAGAGGACGGGGTAGCGCTGACGGATTTCATCCGCTCGGCGCCGGTTCGTCCAGTCGACCTCGTGCATACGATTAAACAGGTAACGGAGAGCATTGCTGACCAGGAAATTAGAACGATCGTCACGTATTGCGTTGATAAGGTCGAGGACAGACTGATGCATTATCCGGCTGCGAAAACACATCATCATGCTTATTTTGCCGGTCTTGCTTATCATATTGTACGGATGCTGGAAATTGGCGCTTTTATTTGCAAGCAGCGTCCATTCTTGAATGCCGATTTAATCAAGGCAGGCATTGTGCTGCATGATATTGCCAAGCCGGAGGAAATGGTTGCCCAGCTAGGCATCGTATCCGAATACAGCCTGTCTGGCAAGCTAATGGGGCATATTTCCCTCGCATCCAACTGGATTACGGAAGCGGCTATTCGCTGCGATATTGATCTGGAGTCGGAAAAGGTGCTCGGCCTGCAGCATTTGGTGCTCTCCCATCACAATTTGGGTGAATGGGGCAGCCCGGTGCAGCCTCAGACAGCAGAGGCGGTCGCGCTGCATCATATTGATGCCATGGATGCCAAGCTGCAAATGGTCGAGGATGCGCTGGATACGACGCCAGACACGGAACCGTGGACACCCTTTATCCGCGGGCTCGAAAATAAGCCTATTTATCGGATGAAGCTGTAA
- a CDS encoding HD domain-containing protein, which yields MSLIQKAIDYAAVLHGNQLRKGSNIPYISHPFGVGMILMEAGCQAEWVAAGILHDTLEDTEATEEALLELFGPEVTRIVVGCTEPNKSLSWEERKQYKLDYLKKAPLDIKTVACADKLHNMGSTLAAYEREGEKVWDRFNRGRVQQEWYYKAVADSLGHEGSFPLLDVLNQKIEAMFGQRESGDRA from the coding sequence ATGAGCCTGATTCAAAAAGCAATTGATTATGCAGCGGTGCTGCATGGGAATCAGCTTCGCAAGGGGTCGAATATTCCTTATATTTCACATCCGTTCGGTGTGGGTATGATATTAATGGAGGCGGGTTGCCAGGCGGAGTGGGTGGCTGCGGGCATTTTGCATGATACGCTCGAAGATACGGAGGCGACGGAGGAAGCGCTGCTGGAGCTTTTTGGCCCGGAAGTGACGCGAATTGTCGTCGGCTGTACGGAGCCCAACAAATCCTTGTCTTGGGAAGAGCGCAAGCAATATAAACTGGATTATTTGAAAAAGGCGCCGCTAGACATCAAGACGGTAGCCTGCGCGGATAAGCTGCATAATATGGGCTCGACGCTTGCCGCTTATGAGCGGGAGGGCGAGAAGGTGTGGGATCGCTTCAACCGCGGCAGGGTGCAGCAGGAATGGTATTACAAGGCGGTGGCGGACAGCCTCGGCCATGAAGGCAGCTTTCCGCTGCTGGACGTTTTAAATCAAAAAATTGAGGCGATGTTTGGTCAAAGGGAAAGCGGGGACAGGGCATAA
- a CDS encoding S-layer homology domain-containing protein, which produces MKKRIATASISAAVALSVALTGQAFAASSFTDIATSPQKAQIETLQGLGIVNGVSQSLFQPEESLTNAQGISLIVKTTQISLAAISFNKAPEAEGLFSNVKNNAWYADSFIIAHYNELDIPADIDPNAPMTREQFTHYLVQALEKTGQYPLIKMYVVISDESDITTEYQGTIQRALLYKLTALDDKGEFHPQQILNRAESTAMLYNAHQFIKEHNEQLEGETGDQSLEEQGIKPAQQ; this is translated from the coding sequence ATGAAGAAACGTATCGCAACAGCATCTATTTCTGCTGCCGTGGCTCTATCGGTAGCGCTGACAGGTCAGGCTTTCGCAGCAAGTTCATTTACGGATATCGCAACCTCCCCGCAAAAGGCGCAAATTGAGACGCTTCAAGGGCTCGGAATTGTGAATGGCGTATCGCAGTCGCTGTTCCAGCCGGAAGAAAGCTTGACAAATGCACAAGGTATTTCGCTTATTGTAAAGACGACGCAAATTAGCCTTGCCGCCATTTCATTTAATAAAGCTCCAGAAGCAGAAGGCCTTTTTAGCAATGTGAAAAATAATGCCTGGTACGCAGACAGCTTCATCATCGCGCACTACAACGAACTCGACATTCCAGCTGATATTGACCCAAATGCCCCGATGACACGCGAGCAGTTCACGCATTACCTCGTGCAGGCGCTGGAAAAGACCGGACAATACCCGCTGATCAAAATGTATGTCGTCATTTCAGACGAGAGTGACATTACGACTGAATATCAAGGCACCATTCAGCGCGCTTTGCTATACAAGCTTACTGCTTTGGATGATAAAGGCGAATTCCATCCGCAGCAAATTTTAAACCGTGCTGAATCCACAGCGATGCTGTACAATGCGCATCAATTTATTAAGGAACATAACGAGCAGCTTGAAGGAGAGACTGGCGACCAATCTCTAGAAGAGCAAGGGATAAAGCCAGCACAGCAATAA
- a CDS encoding 2-oxoglutarate dehydrogenase E1 component: MSIGNETNPNPWEGYYGPNYGYIQEQYELFKQNPETVTSEYRDLFARFGEPPAYAAGQTAAAPQTVGAASIDAKTLQNLVAAGKLVWNIRAFGHLAADIDPLDIGPKSNTKMLSPETYGITQTDLLALPAELVWTNAPSDVANAWEAIQKLLKAYTGTLAFEFSHVHDEAERAWLKKRVERELPSAALNKEERKKLLVKLFEAEQFEDFLQRTFVGQKRFSVEGNDVLVAIVDELVHELSNDGVSQIAMGMAHRGRLNILAHVLGKPYTKIFSEFYNSPNKKLIPSEGSIGINYGWTGDVKYHLGANRSFKTGETVETRITLANNPSHLEFVNPVVGGFARAAQDDRSKPGYPVTNLDTAASIVMHGDAAFPGEGIVAETLNIAQLRGYTSGGTLHVIVNNRIGFTTESHDSRSTQYASDVAKGYEIPIVHVNADDPEACIFAARMASEYRTLFKKDFLVDLIGYRKYGHNETDDPETTQPLIYKKVRAHATVSTIYSDRLIAAGAITEAEVAELKQGVIDRLKSAYDEVKARDGQEPVHQTQGLQGEKDNNTSVSPVSIETLQSINTELLRFPESFNVYPKLQKILERRTNALNEGEKLDWGHAETLAFATILADGKPIRLSGQDVERATFAHRNLVLHDAETGETFCPLHQMPQAKASFAIHNSPLSEAAVLGFEYGYNVHAPETMVIWEAQYGDFTNVAQVLIDQFISAGRSKWSQKSSIVMLLPHGYEGQGPEHSSARLERFLQLSGEENWTVANLTSAAQYYHILRRQASITESEAARPLIIMAPKSLIRNPRVASSASELSNGSFKLVVEQPSLGSKPERVERLILCTGKIAIDLEDAIEKEQGKDLDWLHIIRVEQLYPFPEKEIAEIIARFPQLKEIVWVQEEPKNMGSWHYADPRIRALAPEGTSVSYIGRPERSSTASGFQQVHAFEQQHIILQTLKHSPSLTYNSGR, translated from the coding sequence ATGTCGATTGGCAATGAAACTAACCCAAACCCGTGGGAAGGCTATTATGGCCCCAACTATGGGTACATCCAAGAACAATATGAGCTATTTAAACAAAACCCTGAAACCGTAACATCTGAATACCGCGATTTATTTGCTCGCTTTGGCGAGCCGCCTGCTTATGCTGCAGGTCAAACTGCCGCTGCTCCTCAAACGGTGGGCGCTGCTTCAATCGATGCGAAAACGCTTCAAAATTTGGTCGCTGCCGGCAAGCTTGTATGGAACATTCGCGCTTTCGGTCATTTGGCGGCTGATATTGATCCGCTCGATATCGGACCTAAATCAAATACGAAGATGCTAAGCCCGGAAACGTATGGCATCACTCAGACGGATCTGCTGGCTCTGCCTGCCGAGCTCGTATGGACGAATGCTCCTTCCGATGTTGCTAATGCATGGGAAGCCATCCAGAAGCTGCTTAAAGCTTACACAGGTACGCTAGCCTTCGAATTCAGCCATGTGCATGATGAAGCGGAGCGTGCTTGGCTCAAGAAGCGCGTTGAGCGCGAGCTGCCTTCTGCTGCACTCAACAAGGAAGAACGCAAGAAGCTGCTCGTCAAGCTATTCGAAGCAGAGCAATTTGAAGATTTTCTGCAGCGCACCTTCGTCGGTCAAAAACGGTTTTCCGTTGAAGGCAACGATGTGCTTGTAGCCATAGTCGATGAATTGGTTCACGAGCTGTCAAATGACGGTGTGAGCCAAATTGCGATGGGCATGGCACACCGTGGGCGCCTTAATATTTTGGCGCATGTACTGGGCAAGCCATATACCAAAATTTTCTCCGAGTTCTACAACTCGCCGAACAAGAAGCTTATTCCGTCCGAAGGCTCGATCGGCATCAACTACGGCTGGACTGGCGATGTGAAGTACCACTTGGGCGCCAATCGTTCGTTCAAAACTGGCGAAACGGTTGAAACTCGCATAACGCTCGCGAACAACCCGAGCCATCTTGAATTCGTCAACCCGGTTGTCGGCGGCTTTGCTCGTGCAGCACAGGATGATCGCAGCAAGCCTGGTTATCCGGTAACGAACCTGGACACAGCTGCTTCCATTGTTATGCATGGTGATGCAGCATTCCCTGGCGAAGGCATTGTAGCGGAAACCTTGAATATCGCTCAGCTGAGAGGCTATACCAGCGGCGGTACGCTCCATGTAATCGTCAACAACCGCATCGGCTTTACTACAGAAAGCCATGATTCCCGTTCGACGCAATACGCAAGCGATGTAGCTAAAGGCTATGAAATTCCAATCGTGCATGTTAACGCGGATGATCCTGAAGCTTGTATTTTTGCAGCGCGGATGGCTAGCGAATACCGTACGCTTTTCAAGAAGGATTTCCTAGTTGACCTGATTGGCTATCGTAAATATGGACACAATGAGACGGATGATCCGGAAACGACTCAACCTCTTATCTATAAGAAAGTAAGGGCTCATGCCACTGTAAGCACCATCTACTCCGATAGACTGATTGCAGCTGGCGCTATTACAGAGGCTGAAGTAGCGGAGCTTAAGCAAGGCGTTATTGACCGCCTGAAATCTGCTTATGACGAAGTGAAAGCACGTGATGGCCAAGAGCCTGTTCATCAGACACAAGGACTGCAAGGAGAAAAGGATAACAATACTTCCGTTTCCCCTGTATCCATTGAAACACTGCAATCGATTAATACCGAGCTGCTTCGTTTCCCTGAAAGCTTCAATGTGTATCCGAAGCTGCAGAAGATTTTGGAGCGCCGCACGAATGCATTGAACGAAGGCGAGAAGTTGGATTGGGGCCATGCGGAGACGCTTGCCTTTGCTACGATTCTTGCTGACGGCAAGCCGATCAGACTTAGCGGCCAAGATGTCGAGCGCGCAACATTTGCTCACCGCAATCTCGTGCTGCATGATGCTGAAACAGGCGAAACGTTCTGCCCGCTGCACCAAATGCCGCAGGCGAAAGCATCGTTCGCAATCCATAACAGCCCGCTTTCCGAAGCTGCTGTTCTAGGCTTTGAATATGGCTATAACGTGCACGCGCCGGAAACGATGGTTATTTGGGAAGCGCAATATGGCGATTTCACCAACGTCGCGCAAGTGCTTATTGACCAGTTCATTTCCGCAGGCCGTTCGAAATGGTCGCAAAAATCCAGCATCGTTATGCTGCTGCCGCATGGCTATGAAGGCCAAGGACCTGAGCATTCCAGTGCGCGTCTGGAGCGTTTCCTGCAGCTGTCAGGCGAAGAAAACTGGACAGTTGCCAACTTGACGAGCGCTGCGCAGTATTATCATATTTTGCGCCGCCAAGCTTCCATTACGGAAAGCGAAGCTGCACGTCCGTTGATTATTATGGCTCCTAAGAGCTTGATTCGTAACCCGCGTGTCGCCTCCAGCGCTTCCGAGCTTAGCAATGGCTCGTTCAAGCTGGTCGTTGAGCAGCCGAGCCTCGGCAGCAAGCCAGAGCGCGTAGAGCGCCTGATCTTGTGCACAGGCAAGATTGCAATCGATTTGGAGGATGCAATCGAGAAGGAGCAAGGGAAGGACCTGGATTGGCTGCACATTATTCGTGTCGAGCAGCTGTATCCGTTCCCTGAGAAGGAAATTGCTGAAATTATCGCCCGCTTCCCTCAACTGAAGGAAATTGTGTGGGTTCAAGAAGAGCCGAAAAACATGGGCTCGTGGCATTATGCCGATCCGCGCATCCGTGCGCTTGCGCCAGAAGGTACAAGCGTAAGCTACATTGGACGCCCAGAGCGTTCCAGCACAGCGAGCGGCTTCCAGCAAGTACATGCTTTTGAGCAGCAGCATATTATTTTGCAAACATTGAAACATAGTCCGTCATTGACATACAACTCAGGGAGGTAG